A window of Corallococcus macrosporus DSM 14697 contains these coding sequences:
- a CDS encoding hemolysin family protein, whose protein sequence is MGNEWLFLGLAILLVFANGFFVATEFAIVKIRATRLQALVDEGAPGAAPAMKMVEKLDAYLSATQFGITLASLGLGWLGEPAFARLLEPVLVPLVPEGASTTLAHSAAVVIGFSIITFLHIVLGELAPKSLAIQRPEDTTLAVALPMRVFYVLFYPAIVLLNGLAAWVLRVFGLQAVGEAHEAHSEDELLVILHSSAQAGAITTARAELLERALEMAQKTARQVMVPRNQVKFLDVEEPLEKCIADARAAGHTWLPVCRGNLDEVEGVVNAKDLFFLLSRGELRSLAQVQRPVLFIPEGATLEQLLAEFRRRRRQTALVVDEHGGTSGLVTIADVVAEVVGDVAELGRRMDEVRALPGGRFELPGTAQLDDLEERLDVDFDLDEDEEGEVTTIAGYLMTRLGRVPVKGDTLRLDMWRIVVDDVEGPRVVRVTVEPQSRTAAGRSVADGTGGAGEPPSSES, encoded by the coding sequence ATGGGCAACGAATGGTTGTTCCTGGGGTTGGCGATCCTCCTCGTATTCGCCAACGGCTTCTTCGTGGCGACCGAGTTCGCCATCGTGAAGATCCGCGCCACGCGGCTCCAGGCGCTGGTGGACGAGGGCGCCCCGGGCGCCGCCCCGGCGATGAAGATGGTGGAGAAGCTGGACGCGTACCTCTCCGCCACGCAGTTCGGCATCACCCTGGCGTCCCTGGGCCTGGGCTGGCTGGGTGAGCCCGCCTTCGCGCGGCTGCTGGAGCCGGTGCTGGTGCCGTTGGTGCCGGAGGGCGCCTCCACCACGTTGGCCCACTCCGCGGCGGTGGTGATTGGCTTCAGCATCATCACCTTCCTGCACATCGTCCTGGGGGAGCTGGCCCCCAAGAGCCTGGCGATCCAGCGCCCCGAGGACACGACGCTCGCGGTGGCGCTGCCCATGCGGGTGTTCTACGTCCTGTTCTACCCGGCCATCGTCCTGCTCAACGGGCTGGCGGCGTGGGTGCTGCGCGTGTTCGGTCTCCAGGCGGTGGGGGAGGCGCACGAGGCGCACAGCGAGGACGAGCTGCTGGTCATCCTGCACAGCTCGGCGCAGGCCGGCGCGATCACGACGGCGCGCGCGGAGCTGCTGGAGCGCGCGCTGGAGATGGCGCAGAAGACGGCGCGCCAGGTGATGGTGCCCCGCAACCAGGTGAAGTTCCTGGACGTGGAGGAGCCGCTGGAGAAGTGCATCGCGGACGCGCGCGCCGCGGGCCACACGTGGCTGCCGGTGTGCCGGGGGAACCTGGACGAGGTCGAGGGCGTGGTGAACGCCAAGGACCTCTTCTTCCTGCTGTCCCGAGGCGAGCTGCGCAGCCTGGCGCAGGTGCAGCGGCCGGTGCTGTTCATCCCCGAGGGCGCGACGCTGGAGCAGCTCCTGGCCGAGTTCCGCCGCCGCCGCCGGCAGACGGCGCTGGTGGTGGACGAGCACGGCGGCACGTCCGGGCTGGTGACCATCGCGGACGTGGTGGCCGAGGTGGTGGGCGACGTGGCGGAGCTGGGCCGGCGCATGGACGAGGTCCGCGCGCTGCCTGGAGGCCGCTTCGAGCTGCCGGGCACCGCGCAGCTCGACGATCTGGAAGAGCGGCTGGACGTCGACTTCGACCTGGACGAGGACGAAGAGGGCGAGGTGACGACCATCGCCGGCTACCTCATGACGCGGCTGGGCCGGGTCCCCGTGAAGGGGGACACGCTGCGGCTCGACATGTGGCGCATCGTCGTGGACGACGTGGAGGGCCCCCGCGTGGTGCGCGTCACGGTGGAGCCGCAGTCGCGGACGGCGGCCGGCCGCTCCGTGGCGGACGGTACCGGGGGCGCGGGCGAGCCGCCCTCGAGCGAGTCCTGA
- a CDS encoding tetratricopeptide repeat protein, with the protein MAREKDNIALSDEHNTRGIELADRGWLDEAIKEFKKAIDLDPSSAHAHDNLATVYAEKKLFREALSEYLTALKLEPESATAHYNLACFLSTHAGEMAVEEYKEAIELDPEYPDAHLNLGLTYADQGRVEEAMRELQTAIELDSQDAFPRHELAALMMDEGDYRSAITQLKEVVRLEPDNFEAQLDLGICYAQKGFYAEAERAYERARALNPEDLLLNYNLSALFALWGRPKDAVQYLQKSLTADRPKVMGWLSTDPMFDALKGDPDFEALF; encoded by the coding sequence ATGGCCCGCGAAAAGGACAACATCGCTCTCTCCGACGAGCACAATACTCGTGGAATCGAGCTGGCGGACCGGGGGTGGCTCGACGAGGCCATCAAGGAGTTCAAGAAGGCCATCGACCTGGACCCAAGCTCCGCGCACGCCCACGACAACCTGGCGACGGTCTACGCGGAGAAGAAGCTCTTCCGCGAGGCCCTGTCGGAGTACCTCACCGCCCTGAAACTGGAGCCGGAGAGCGCCACGGCGCACTACAACCTGGCCTGCTTCCTCTCCACCCACGCGGGGGAGATGGCGGTGGAGGAGTATAAGGAAGCCATCGAGCTGGACCCGGAGTATCCGGACGCCCACCTCAACCTGGGCCTCACCTACGCGGACCAGGGCCGCGTGGAGGAGGCGATGCGCGAGCTCCAGACGGCCATCGAGCTGGACTCCCAGGACGCCTTCCCCCGCCACGAGCTGGCCGCGCTGATGATGGACGAGGGCGACTACCGCTCCGCCATCACCCAATTGAAGGAAGTGGTGCGCCTGGAGCCGGACAACTTCGAGGCGCAGTTGGACCTGGGCATCTGCTACGCGCAGAAGGGCTTCTACGCGGAGGCCGAGCGCGCCTATGAGCGGGCGCGGGCGCTCAACCCGGAAGATCTGCTGCTCAACTACAACCTGTCCGCCCTGTTCGCGCTGTGGGGGCGTCCCAAGGACGCCGTGCAGTACCTGCAGAAGTCGCTCACGGCGGACCGACCGAAGGTGATGGGGTGGCTGTCCACCGACCCCATGTTCGACGCCCTCAAGGGTGACCCGGACTTCGAAGCCTTGTTCTGA
- a CDS encoding CapA family protein, whose protein sequence is MAEPPSRPLSIIVGGDVTLGHNYQTHYDAEAAKGRSRDDLALYGFQEVKPLTDAADLFVVNLECPFTVRGEKLPKNFNFRAKPELVGVLTAGGVDVVSLANNHLMDYGAQGLLDTLDTLDAARIPYFGAGRNLAEARRPAVVTVGGQRVALLGYFFLGTRNIEPPGVYATETTPGVAGHFSDVEVMERMLREDIAAARAQADLVLPYFHWGREGTYTPEPYQVRLAHAAIDAGAAGVLGAHPHVLQAMELYQGRPVVYSLGNFVFGGNWNPRDKRGALWKGHFGPGGAYLSSEVLPLRTDRFPELPFQPVPVTGEEAEAVLRLLAESSEGVERMLPELEPWARPPPSPEVRGRE, encoded by the coding sequence GTGGCCGAGCCCCCTTCCCGCCCCCTCTCCATCATCGTGGGCGGCGATGTGACCCTGGGCCACAACTACCAGACCCACTACGACGCGGAGGCCGCCAAGGGCCGCTCCCGGGACGACCTGGCCCTCTACGGGTTCCAGGAGGTGAAGCCCCTGACGGACGCCGCCGACCTGTTCGTCGTCAACCTGGAGTGCCCCTTCACCGTGCGCGGGGAGAAGCTGCCCAAGAACTTCAACTTCCGCGCGAAGCCGGAGCTGGTCGGCGTCCTCACCGCTGGCGGCGTGGACGTGGTGAGCCTGGCCAACAACCACCTGATGGACTACGGCGCCCAGGGCCTGCTGGACACGCTGGACACCCTCGACGCGGCGCGCATCCCCTACTTCGGTGCGGGCCGGAACCTGGCGGAGGCCCGCCGCCCCGCGGTCGTCACCGTGGGCGGCCAGCGCGTCGCGCTGCTGGGCTACTTCTTCCTGGGCACGCGCAACATCGAGCCGCCCGGCGTCTACGCCACGGAGACCACCCCGGGGGTCGCCGGCCACTTCTCCGACGTGGAGGTGATGGAACGGATGCTCCGGGAGGACATCGCCGCGGCCCGGGCCCAGGCGGACCTCGTCCTGCCCTACTTCCACTGGGGGCGCGAAGGCACCTACACCCCGGAGCCCTACCAGGTCCGGCTGGCCCACGCCGCCATCGACGCGGGCGCCGCGGGTGTGCTGGGCGCCCACCCACACGTCCTCCAGGCCATGGAGCTGTACCAGGGGCGGCCCGTCGTCTACTCGCTGGGGAACTTCGTCTTCGGGGGGAACTGGAACCCTCGCGACAAGCGCGGCGCCCTGTGGAAGGGCCACTTCGGCCCCGGCGGCGCGTACCTGTCCAGCGAGGTGCTGCCCCTGAGGACCGACCGCTTCCCGGAGCTGCCCTTCCAGCCGGTGCCCGTCACGGGCGAGGAGGCGGAGGCGGTGCTGCGGCTGCTGGCCGAATCCTCAGAAGGCGTGGAGCGGATGCTGCCCGAGCTGGAGCCGTGGGCCCGCCCGCCTCCCTCCCCCGAAGTTCGAGGGAGGGAGTAG
- the prfA gene encoding peptide chain release factor 1: protein MIDKLEDVERRFERLTADLSNPDVLADSARLQKVSKERASLEKLVEAFRTYRKVLADLDEVETWLGGGDADEKAFAREALPGLKQQREELEASLKILLLPKDPNDEKNVILEIRAGAGGDEAALFAEEVMQMYLRYADRRGWKADILDMSPGNAGGVKDATVTLSGDAVFSSMKYESGVHRVQRVPATETQGRIHTSTITVSVMPEAEDVDVHINPADIEMQVMRSTGSGGQSVNTTDSAVRLIHHPTGIVVKCQQEKSQLKNRTMAMRMLRAKLYEIEQERIRNERDSARRAQVGTGDRSEKIRTYNFPQDRLTDHRISLTVHNLPGVMAGDVEEVITACRTYYQAEALKAQTAGGPKPSA, encoded by the coding sequence ATGATTGACAAACTCGAAGACGTCGAGCGCCGGTTCGAACGACTGACGGCCGACCTGTCGAACCCCGACGTGCTCGCCGACTCGGCGCGGCTCCAGAAGGTGTCCAAGGAGCGCGCCAGCCTGGAGAAGCTGGTCGAGGCCTTCCGGACCTACCGCAAGGTGCTCGCCGACCTCGACGAGGTGGAGACCTGGCTCGGCGGCGGCGACGCCGACGAGAAGGCCTTCGCCCGCGAGGCCCTGCCCGGCCTGAAGCAGCAGCGCGAGGAGCTGGAGGCCAGCCTCAAGATCCTCCTCCTCCCCAAGGACCCGAACGACGAGAAGAACGTCATCCTGGAGATCCGGGCGGGCGCGGGCGGCGACGAGGCGGCCCTCTTCGCCGAGGAGGTCATGCAGATGTACCTCCGCTACGCGGACCGCCGGGGCTGGAAGGCGGACATCCTGGACATGAGCCCGGGCAACGCCGGCGGCGTGAAGGACGCCACGGTGACGCTGTCGGGGGACGCCGTCTTCAGCAGCATGAAGTACGAGTCCGGGGTGCACCGCGTGCAGCGCGTGCCGGCCACGGAGACGCAGGGCCGCATCCACACGTCCACCATCACCGTGTCGGTGATGCCGGAGGCGGAGGACGTGGACGTGCACATCAACCCGGCGGACATCGAGATGCAGGTGATGCGCTCCACCGGCTCCGGCGGCCAGAGCGTCAACACCACGGACTCCGCGGTGCGCCTCATCCACCACCCCACGGGCATCGTGGTGAAGTGCCAGCAGGAGAAGAGCCAGCTCAAGAACCGCACCATGGCCATGCGCATGCTGCGGGCGAAGCTCTACGAAATCGAGCAGGAGCGCATCCGCAACGAGCGCGACTCCGCCCGCCGCGCCCAGGTGGGCACCGGCGACCGCAGCGAGAAGATCCGCACCTACAACTTCCCGCAGGACCGGCTGACGGACCACCGCATCAGCCTCACGGTGCACAACCTGCCAGGCGTCATGGCGGGTGACGTGGAAGAGGTCATCACCGCCTGCCGGACCTACTACCAGGCCGAGGCGCTCAAGGCGCAGACGGCCGGCGGCCCGAAGCCCTCCGCATGA
- the prmC gene encoding peptide chain release factor N(5)-glutamine methyltransferase — protein sequence MSSEPWTIRRVLAWTTQHFEKRQVDAPRLTAEILLSHVLELSRVRLYVDLDRPLSKEELGAYRALIERRMAGEPTQYLTGVREFYNRPFKVDARVLIPRPETELLVEAALRMLPRDAPGRALDVCTGSGCIAISLAAERPQATVTATDLSPDACALARENAQALGVADRVTVLQGDLFAPVPAGERFQVVVSNPPYIASGEIPGLSAEVRREPKLALDGGPDGLVAVRRVVTGARQWLEPGGLLAMEIGEDQGPAVLELLRAAGYADARVEKDLERRERMAFGTQPAASGPQG from the coding sequence ATGAGCAGCGAGCCCTGGACCATCCGCAGGGTCCTCGCCTGGACGACGCAGCACTTCGAGAAGCGACAGGTGGACGCGCCGCGGCTCACCGCGGAGATCCTCCTGTCGCACGTGCTCGAGCTCAGCCGCGTCCGGCTGTACGTGGACCTGGACCGCCCCCTCTCCAAGGAGGAGCTGGGCGCCTACCGTGCCCTCATCGAGCGCCGCATGGCGGGCGAGCCCACGCAGTACCTCACGGGCGTGCGCGAGTTCTACAACCGCCCCTTCAAGGTGGACGCCCGGGTGCTGATTCCGCGCCCGGAGACGGAGCTGCTGGTGGAGGCGGCGCTGCGCATGCTGCCCAGGGACGCGCCCGGCCGCGCGCTGGACGTGTGCACGGGCTCCGGCTGCATCGCCATCAGCCTCGCGGCCGAGCGGCCACAGGCCACCGTCACCGCCACGGACCTGTCCCCGGACGCCTGCGCGCTGGCGCGGGAGAACGCCCAGGCGCTGGGCGTGGCGGACCGGGTGACGGTGCTGCAAGGCGACCTCTTCGCCCCGGTGCCCGCGGGCGAGCGCTTCCAGGTGGTGGTCTCCAACCCGCCCTACATCGCCTCCGGTGAGATTCCGGGCCTGTCCGCGGAGGTGCGCCGGGAGCCGAAGCTGGCGCTCGACGGCGGGCCGGACGGGCTGGTGGCGGTGCGCCGGGTGGTGACGGGCGCGCGCCAGTGGTTGGAGCCTGGCGGCCTCCTTGCAATGGAGATTGGTGAGGACCAGGGCCCCGCCGTCCTGGAGCTCCTGCGTGCCGCGGGTTACGCGGACGCGCGGGTGGAGAAGGACCTGGAGCGGCGGGAACGAATGGCTTTTGGGACACAGCCCGCGGCCAGCGGGCCACAGGGCTGA
- the murA gene encoding UDP-N-acetylglucosamine 1-carboxyvinyltransferase, translated as MDKIVIKGGQALHGEVQASGAKNAALPILASALLADGTSTYRNVPDLADVTTMLKVLRTMGCDAERDAEKTDVCQVGVNGHITPEAPYELVKTMRASVLVLGPLVARFGRARVSMPGGCAIGARPIDQHLKGLKALGADIHLTEGYVEATAKQLKGGTVNFDVITVTGTENVMMAAVLARGRTVMENCAREPEVEELARVLNKMGARIEGAGTSIITIEGVDALKPVEHAILPDRIEAGTLLVAAAISGGDVLVKHVVPEHMDALVEKLREAGCTLTAENGGLRCKAPDRLTSVNITTTEHPGFPTDMQAQLMALMSVSQGTSVISENIFENRFMHVPELHRLGADITIQGHTAVVKGVKGLSGAPVMATDLRASASLILAGLRAEGRTDVSRVYHLDRGYERLERKLSELGADIRREKA; from the coding sequence ATGGACAAGATCGTCATCAAGGGCGGCCAGGCGCTGCACGGAGAAGTGCAGGCCTCGGGCGCGAAGAACGCGGCGCTGCCCATCCTCGCCTCGGCGCTGCTGGCGGACGGCACCTCCACGTACCGCAACGTGCCGGACCTGGCGGACGTCACCACCATGCTCAAGGTGCTGCGCACCATGGGCTGCGACGCGGAGCGCGACGCGGAGAAGACGGACGTCTGCCAGGTGGGCGTCAACGGGCACATCACCCCGGAGGCGCCGTACGAGCTGGTGAAGACGATGCGCGCCAGCGTGCTGGTGCTGGGGCCGCTGGTGGCCCGCTTCGGCCGGGCGCGCGTGTCCATGCCGGGCGGCTGCGCCATCGGCGCGCGGCCCATCGACCAGCACCTCAAGGGGCTGAAGGCGCTGGGCGCGGACATCCACCTCACCGAAGGCTACGTGGAGGCCACCGCGAAGCAGCTCAAGGGCGGCACGGTCAACTTCGACGTCATCACCGTCACCGGCACGGAGAACGTGATGATGGCGGCGGTGCTGGCCAGGGGCCGCACGGTGATGGAGAACTGCGCCCGCGAGCCCGAGGTCGAGGAGCTGGCCCGGGTGCTCAACAAGATGGGCGCGCGCATCGAGGGCGCGGGCACCTCCATCATCACGATTGAGGGCGTGGACGCGCTCAAGCCGGTGGAGCACGCCATCCTCCCCGACCGCATCGAGGCCGGCACCCTGCTGGTGGCGGCGGCCATCTCCGGCGGCGACGTGCTGGTGAAGCACGTGGTGCCCGAGCACATGGACGCCCTGGTGGAGAAGCTGCGCGAGGCCGGCTGCACCCTCACCGCGGAGAACGGCGGCCTGCGCTGCAAGGCGCCGGACCGGCTGACCTCGGTGAACATCACCACCACGGAGCACCCGGGCTTCCCCACGGACATGCAGGCCCAGTTGATGGCCCTGATGTCCGTCAGCCAGGGCACCTCCGTCATCAGCGAGAACATCTTCGAGAACCGCTTCATGCACGTGCCGGAGCTGCACCGGCTGGGCGCGGACATCACCATCCAGGGACACACCGCGGTGGTGAAGGGCGTGAAGGGCCTGAGCGGCGCGCCCGTCATGGCAACGGACTTGAGGGCGAGCGCGTCACTCATCCTCGCGGGGCTGCGGGCGGAGGGCCGCACCGACGTCAGCCGCGTCTACCACCTGGACCGGGGCTACGAGCGCCTGGAGCGCAAGCTGAGCGAGCTGGGCGCGGACATCCGCCGCGAGAAGGCGTAG
- a CDS encoding zf-TFIIB domain-containing protein: MDCPSCNVEMTDLEGDDQTLRKCGDCGGLWIDVADLNRVLLHNNLPGLESQGGKVDAEALTGQCPECQVDLVRVDGGDRQHPLHYDTCESCGGIFLESEFQDATDVKIAVEEIIAFFRHFGAKRKLAAL; the protein is encoded by the coding sequence ATGGATTGCCCCAGCTGCAACGTCGAGATGACCGATCTCGAGGGGGATGATCAGACGTTGCGAAAGTGTGGAGATTGCGGCGGCCTCTGGATCGACGTCGCGGACCTCAACCGGGTCCTGCTCCACAACAACCTCCCCGGGCTGGAGAGCCAGGGCGGCAAGGTGGATGCGGAGGCACTGACCGGTCAGTGCCCCGAGTGCCAGGTCGACCTCGTCCGCGTGGACGGCGGCGACCGCCAGCACCCCCTGCACTACGACACCTGCGAGTCCTGCGGCGGCATCTTCCTGGAATCCGAGTTCCAGGACGCCACCGACGTGAAGATCGCGGTCGAGGAGATCATCGCGTTCTTCCGCCACTTCGGCGCGAAGCGAAAGCTGGCCGCCCTGTAG
- a CDS encoding NADase-type glycan-binding domain-containing protein, with protein MRRLLLASLLSATAASAASNVPPGYVQATDWLERSSEPGRYGPLNVLDGRDTTAWCVSGDAPASFTFGFKDIVTVDEVRVYTGDGSDRAAFKARARAKKLTLTGIKEARSVRVEDKRGLQAVPLKPALRGARFTLEVSDRFPGAKDGAPVCVTDIVFYSGGKALNGTWLAPKLRYNARLAPLLGTWFGGLKGAPHRFLSFYLDGTYSLTEEPLEGEVSTTVSGAYTLSGDKLSMDVPPHGRVTVRFPRADAEGTRPPDAALTFDGPVAEAWGQEFRGQR; from the coding sequence ATGCGACGCCTGCTCCTCGCCTCCCTCCTGTCCGCCACGGCGGCCTCCGCCGCATCCAATGTCCCCCCGGGTTACGTCCAGGCCACCGACTGGCTCGAGCGCTCCAGCGAGCCGGGGCGCTACGGCCCCCTCAACGTGCTGGACGGCCGGGACACCACCGCCTGGTGCGTCAGCGGTGACGCGCCCGCGTCCTTCACCTTCGGGTTCAAGGACATCGTCACCGTGGACGAGGTCCGCGTGTACACGGGGGACGGCTCGGACCGGGCCGCGTTCAAGGCGCGCGCCCGGGCGAAGAAGCTCACCCTCACGGGCATCAAGGAGGCACGCAGCGTCCGCGTGGAGGACAAGCGCGGGCTCCAGGCGGTGCCCCTCAAGCCCGCGCTGCGGGGGGCCCGCTTCACGCTGGAGGTGTCGGACCGCTTCCCGGGCGCCAAGGACGGCGCCCCCGTCTGCGTCACCGACATCGTCTTCTACTCGGGGGGGAAGGCGCTCAACGGCACCTGGCTGGCGCCCAAGCTGCGCTACAACGCCCGGCTGGCGCCGCTGTTGGGGACCTGGTTCGGGGGCCTGAAGGGCGCGCCGCACCGCTTCCTGTCCTTCTACCTGGATGGCACCTACAGCCTCACCGAGGAGCCCCTGGAGGGCGAGGTGTCCACCACGGTGAGCGGCGCCTACACGCTGTCCGGCGACAAGCTCTCCATGGACGTGCCCCCGCACGGCCGCGTGACGGTGCGTTTCCCGCGAGCGGACGCGGAAGGGACGCGCCCGCCGGATGCGGCGCTGACGTTCGACGGCCCCGTCGCCGAGGCGTGGGGGCAGGAATTCCGCGGCCAGCGGTGA
- a CDS encoding ABC transporter substrate-binding protein, whose product MRRWGWACVLGLVLAGCKEDKAPEALDAGPVETGPAALTEQEPNDRPDQALELTRNSTVSAELTAQPNKADEDWYRLAPGAPRIAEVSVSGLPGGDITLEVYDRDRNRLVGVNSEGEGKPERFPNLYVEDERFLRVVPTRKGVGGAYTLEVRLRAPEDGEEREPNDRAVDAVNLALGQTVTAFLGHAGDEDWYRIELPDPTPPSPPGDAAPAPGQGGTPEPSSPFGDSPSQDTPPQGAGAAPRGMEGTPPGMGGTAFPAGQDTLEGSDLAARQGPGSPRASDGQGVPGERPELGGTGFDTEEGAAPGNPEGDGAFGITARLGASPGQGEVDGFGRDEAPPSPAVEGTFAGSEPPPVGSGAVGAAIARALDAGTPAVPPEPPSVALKIELTGVDGVRPELSVLSAAEAPLFSLRGKEGETLSLRNIGVRATDRVVYVVVKTSWVGTGKEARRAFNTTMPYTLTVSQEEAGASAELEPNDELHKATTVTAGGYREGFLAPKGDVDHFVLKTAEPVLAKVELTGVERLDLVLSMVEPPEGESDKETVLLRANDGALKEPERLNNVACDGACYFRVEGASRKVDGKWVKDFENAEQPYRITVTTVPDNGGEEREPNNTVDRAQDLTVGQPVRGTVYPVKDTDFFRLDLSDRPLRTPIRATLLGILKVDVGLYLHRVQPDGKLSLVQTADRAKGDQPERIRYSAEPGVYVFEVRDARNRESNFQDAYQLTVEESE is encoded by the coding sequence ATGAGACGCTGGGGGTGGGCCTGTGTGCTGGGGCTGGTGCTGGCCGGCTGCAAGGAGGACAAGGCACCGGAAGCGCTGGACGCGGGCCCGGTGGAGACGGGACCGGCCGCTCTCACGGAGCAGGAGCCCAACGACAGGCCCGACCAGGCGCTGGAGCTCACCCGCAACAGCACGGTGAGCGCGGAGCTCACCGCGCAGCCGAACAAGGCGGACGAGGACTGGTACCGGCTGGCGCCCGGCGCGCCGCGCATCGCGGAGGTCTCCGTGTCCGGCCTGCCGGGCGGGGACATCACCCTGGAGGTGTATGACCGCGACCGCAACCGCCTGGTGGGCGTCAACAGCGAGGGCGAGGGCAAGCCGGAGCGCTTCCCGAACCTCTACGTGGAGGACGAGCGCTTCCTCCGCGTGGTCCCCACGCGCAAAGGTGTGGGCGGGGCGTACACGCTCGAGGTCCGCCTGCGCGCCCCCGAGGACGGCGAGGAGCGGGAGCCCAATGACCGCGCCGTGGACGCGGTGAACCTGGCCCTGGGCCAGACGGTGACGGCGTTCCTGGGCCACGCCGGCGACGAGGACTGGTACCGCATCGAGCTGCCGGACCCGACGCCGCCGTCGCCCCCAGGGGACGCCGCGCCGGCACCGGGCCAGGGCGGGACGCCGGAGCCCTCCTCGCCCTTCGGCGATTCGCCCTCACAGGACACGCCGCCCCAGGGCGCTGGCGCCGCGCCTCGGGGGATGGAAGGCACGCCGCCCGGGATGGGTGGCACGGCCTTTCCCGCCGGGCAGGACACCCTGGAAGGCAGTGACCTCGCCGCCCGGCAGGGGCCGGGAAGCCCCAGGGCGAGCGACGGACAGGGCGTCCCCGGCGAGCGGCCGGAGCTGGGCGGCACCGGCTTCGACACGGAGGAAGGCGCCGCGCCTGGAAACCCGGAGGGCGATGGCGCGTTCGGCATCACCGCGCGGCTGGGCGCTTCGCCCGGCCAGGGCGAGGTGGACGGCTTCGGCCGTGACGAGGCCCCGCCCTCCCCCGCCGTGGAAGGCACCTTCGCGGGGAGCGAGCCGCCGCCCGTGGGCAGCGGGGCGGTGGGCGCGGCCATTGCCCGGGCGTTGGACGCGGGGACGCCGGCGGTGCCGCCCGAGCCGCCCTCGGTGGCACTGAAAATCGAGCTGACGGGCGTGGACGGCGTGCGGCCGGAGCTGTCGGTGCTGTCCGCGGCGGAGGCGCCGCTCTTCTCCCTGCGTGGCAAGGAGGGCGAGACGCTGTCGCTGCGGAACATCGGCGTGCGCGCCACGGACCGGGTCGTCTACGTGGTGGTGAAGACGAGCTGGGTGGGCACGGGCAAGGAGGCCCGCCGGGCCTTCAACACCACCATGCCGTACACGCTCACCGTGTCGCAGGAGGAGGCCGGCGCCAGCGCGGAGCTGGAGCCGAACGACGAGCTCCACAAGGCCACGACGGTGACGGCCGGGGGCTACCGCGAGGGCTTCCTGGCGCCCAAGGGGGACGTGGACCACTTCGTCCTGAAGACGGCCGAGCCGGTGCTGGCCAAGGTGGAGCTGACCGGCGTGGAGCGGCTGGACCTGGTGCTCTCCATGGTGGAGCCGCCGGAGGGCGAGTCGGACAAGGAGACGGTGTTGCTGCGCGCCAACGACGGCGCCCTCAAGGAGCCCGAGCGCCTCAACAACGTCGCCTGCGACGGCGCCTGCTACTTCCGCGTGGAGGGCGCGTCGCGCAAGGTGGACGGCAAGTGGGTGAAGGACTTCGAGAACGCCGAGCAGCCCTACCGCATCACCGTCACCACGGTGCCGGACAACGGCGGCGAGGAGCGCGAGCCCAACAACACCGTGGACCGGGCGCAGGACCTGACGGTGGGGCAGCCGGTGCGCGGCACGGTGTATCCGGTCAAGGACACGGACTTCTTCCGGTTGGATTTGTCGGACCGGCCGCTGCGCACGCCCATCCGGGCCACGCTGCTGGGCATCCTGAAGGTCGACGTGGGCCTGTACCTGCACCGGGTGCAGCCAGACGGGAAGCTGTCGCTCGTGCAGACGGCGGACCGGGCCAAGGGCGACCAGCCGGAGCGCATCCGCTACAGCGCCGAGCCGGGCGTCTACGTCTTCGAGGTCCGGGACGCGCGCAACCGCGAGTCCAACTTCCAGGACGCCTACCAGCTCACCGTCGAGGAGTCGGAGTAG
- a CDS encoding carboxypeptidase regulatory-like domain-containing protein, with translation MGSRALKSLLLALLLAAPLASAEPGSVQGEVRVSVIGADGEPRPKADRSGVVVYLTGYTEEPPAEVAVMSQANKTFTPGVLPIVAGQKVEFLNKDVVLHNVFSRSVARKFDAGKNRPGEKYVETFKKTGIIDVYCDIHEQMVATLVVVPNRAFAVTDRDGRFVLRGVPPGRYPLFAVHRRDEKSDIARAEVVVEAGRASTATLTLTETRTDDTHLDKRGKKYTPRPDYSEKNR, from the coding sequence ATGGGCAGTCGCGCTCTGAAGTCCCTGCTACTGGCGCTCCTGCTGGCCGCGCCGCTCGCGTCGGCGGAGCCGGGCAGCGTCCAGGGCGAGGTGCGCGTCTCTGTCATCGGCGCGGACGGCGAGCCGCGCCCGAAGGCGGACCGCTCCGGCGTCGTCGTCTACCTCACCGGCTACACGGAGGAGCCCCCCGCCGAGGTGGCCGTGATGAGCCAGGCCAACAAGACGTTCACCCCCGGCGTGCTGCCCATCGTCGCCGGGCAGAAGGTGGAGTTCCTGAACAAGGACGTGGTGCTGCACAACGTCTTCTCGCGCTCGGTGGCCCGCAAGTTCGACGCGGGCAAGAACCGGCCCGGCGAGAAGTACGTGGAGACGTTCAAGAAGACGGGCATCATCGACGTCTACTGCGACATCCACGAGCAGATGGTGGCCACGCTGGTGGTGGTCCCCAACCGCGCCTTCGCGGTGACGGACCGGGACGGGCGCTTCGTGCTGCGCGGCGTGCCCCCCGGGCGCTACCCCCTCTTCGCGGTGCACCGGCGGGACGAGAAGAGCGACATCGCCCGCGCGGAGGTCGTCGTGGAGGCGGGCCGCGCCAGCACGGCCACGCTGACGCTCACCGAGACGCGCACCGATGACACCCACCTGGACAAGCGCGGCAAGAAGTACACCCCGCGGCCCGACTACTCAGAGAAGAATCGCTGA